Proteins from one Pseudarthrobacter sp. BIM B-2242 genomic window:
- a CDS encoding MFS transporter yields MSTQQTEVQSEAAQTRKAVGNILKGSAGNLVEWFDVYIYTAFSAYFASHFFSSADPLQSNLEAMAVFAVTFLMRPIGSWFFGRYADRNGRKAALTLSVTMMSAGSFAIAVLPTKDVIGTWALILLVLIRLIQGFSVGGEYGTSATYMSEAATAKRRGFFSSFQYVTLIGGQMLALLTLVILESTLGKEALGEWGWRIPFAIGGVAALVVLWLRRSMEETISAEQTAAAHVRVDGEAQPGTLKLLFTKHWKALLICIGVTLGGTMAFYTYTNFTLSFMQNTSGIPKEQTSVISFWALFIFMLLQPVYGIISDKVGRKPLLLWFGITGVLFTWPLLSTLAGTKDPFMAFLLMMGGLLIVGGYTSINALVKAELFPASIRALGVGLGYAIANSLFGGTTPLVGAALQKAGQVEVLFTYITVGIGISLLVYIFALKNKKATHLDREQGDAWNRPAKDDDKDLINA; encoded by the coding sequence ATGAGCACCCAGCAGACCGAAGTGCAGAGCGAGGCAGCCCAGACGCGCAAGGCCGTGGGCAACATCCTCAAGGGTTCCGCGGGCAACCTCGTGGAGTGGTTTGACGTCTACATCTACACGGCGTTTTCGGCGTACTTCGCGTCCCACTTCTTCAGCTCCGCAGACCCCCTGCAGAGCAATCTGGAGGCCATGGCCGTTTTCGCCGTGACCTTCCTGATGCGCCCGATCGGCAGCTGGTTCTTCGGCCGCTACGCGGACAGGAACGGCCGCAAGGCGGCACTGACCCTCAGCGTGACCATGATGTCCGCAGGCTCGTTTGCCATTGCCGTGCTTCCCACCAAAGACGTCATCGGGACCTGGGCGCTGATCCTGCTGGTGCTGATCCGTCTGATCCAGGGATTCTCGGTAGGCGGCGAATACGGCACCAGTGCCACCTACATGTCCGAAGCGGCCACGGCAAAGCGCCGCGGCTTCTTCTCGAGCTTCCAGTACGTCACGCTGATCGGCGGACAGATGCTGGCGCTGCTTACCCTGGTGATCCTGGAAAGCACACTCGGCAAGGAAGCACTGGGTGAATGGGGCTGGCGTATTCCGTTCGCCATCGGCGGCGTCGCAGCCCTGGTGGTCCTGTGGCTCCGGCGCTCCATGGAGGAGACCATCTCCGCAGAGCAGACCGCGGCCGCCCACGTCCGCGTGGACGGCGAGGCCCAGCCGGGCACCCTGAAGCTCCTCTTCACCAAGCACTGGAAGGCGCTGCTGATCTGCATCGGCGTCACCCTGGGCGGCACCATGGCGTTCTACACGTACACCAACTTCACGCTGTCCTTCATGCAGAACACCAGCGGAATCCCCAAGGAGCAGACCTCGGTCATCAGCTTCTGGGCACTGTTCATCTTTATGCTGCTGCAGCCTGTCTACGGCATTATTTCGGACAAGGTGGGCCGCAAGCCGCTGCTCCTGTGGTTCGGCATCACGGGCGTCCTCTTCACCTGGCCGCTGCTCTCCACGCTGGCCGGCACGAAGGACCCCTTCATGGCATTCCTGCTGATGATGGGTGGCCTGCTGATCGTCGGCGGCTACACGTCCATCAACGCCCTGGTGAAGGCCGAGCTGTTCCCTGCCTCCATCCGCGCCCTCGGCGTCGGCCTGGGTTACGCCATCGCCAACTCGCTCTTCGGCGGCACCACGCCGCTGGTGGGTGCCGCCCTCCAGAAGGCCGGGCAGGTTGAGGTGCTGTTCACCTACATCACGGTGGGCATCGGCATCTCGCTTCTGGTCTACATCTTCGCGCTGAAGAACAAGAAGGCCACCCACCTGGACCGCGAGCAGGGCGACGCCTGGAATCGCCCCGCCAAGGATGACGACAAGGATCTCATCAACGCTTAA
- a CDS encoding pyruvate dehydrogenase has translation MAKELATQLIEQLQAAGVQRIYGIVGDSLNPIVDAVRQTGGAKAGGIDWVHVRHEEAAAFAAAAEAQLTGKLAVCAGSCGPGNLHLINGLYDANRSGAPVLAIASHIPSKQIGSSFFQETHPDRLFNECSVYSELVSTAEQAPRVMHSAIQHALGLGGVAVVTLPGDIAGLEATAETPLPATFRRATLTPDPASVRELADAINGAGKVAIFAGAGVEGAHDELISLAELINAPIGHSLRGKDFVQYNNPYDIGMTGLLGYGAAAEGIEDADLLILLGTDFPYDQFLPETRTAQVDRAAHRLGRRTDVDIAVHGDVLPTLAALMPLLKPKKSRRFLDQMLKKHDRLMNKSVRAYTRKVEKKQPIHPEYAASLLDQVAAEDAIFTADTGMCNVWTARYINPLGTRRLIGSYLHGSMANALPHAIGAQLAYPERQVVSVSGDGGLSMLLGELITVAAHKLPVNVVVFNNSTLGMVKLEMLVDGLPDFGVDVPDADYAAVARALGFHAVRVTDPARIEGAYRAAFAHPGPSLVELITDPQALSLPPKISGTQVLGFATAMSKVVLNRGAGEAVSMARSNLRNIPRR, from the coding sequence ATGGCCAAGGAACTCGCCACCCAGCTCATCGAACAGCTTCAGGCTGCCGGCGTCCAGCGGATCTACGGGATTGTAGGCGACAGCCTGAACCCGATCGTCGATGCTGTCCGGCAAACCGGCGGCGCCAAGGCGGGCGGAATTGACTGGGTCCATGTCCGGCATGAAGAGGCCGCCGCCTTCGCCGCGGCCGCGGAAGCCCAGCTGACCGGAAAGCTGGCGGTCTGCGCAGGCTCCTGCGGCCCGGGCAACCTCCACCTGATCAACGGGTTGTACGACGCGAACCGGTCCGGGGCCCCCGTGCTGGCCATCGCCTCCCACATCCCCAGCAAGCAGATCGGTAGCAGCTTCTTCCAGGAAACCCACCCGGACCGGCTGTTCAACGAATGCTCGGTCTACTCGGAACTGGTCAGCACGGCCGAGCAGGCACCGCGCGTGATGCATAGCGCCATCCAGCATGCCCTCGGGCTCGGGGGAGTCGCCGTCGTCACGCTCCCCGGTGATATTGCAGGGCTGGAAGCGACGGCCGAAACGCCGCTGCCCGCCACGTTCCGGCGCGCCACGCTCACCCCTGATCCCGCCAGCGTCCGGGAATTGGCGGATGCAATCAACGGCGCCGGGAAGGTGGCCATCTTCGCCGGGGCCGGCGTGGAAGGTGCCCATGACGAACTGATCTCACTTGCCGAACTGATCAACGCGCCCATTGGCCATTCACTCCGCGGCAAGGACTTCGTCCAGTACAACAACCCGTACGACATCGGGATGACGGGCCTGCTGGGCTACGGCGCCGCCGCCGAGGGGATCGAGGATGCTGACCTGCTGATCCTGCTGGGCACCGACTTCCCCTACGATCAGTTCCTGCCGGAAACCCGTACCGCGCAGGTGGATCGTGCCGCCCACCGGCTGGGCAGGCGGACCGACGTCGACATTGCAGTCCACGGCGACGTGCTGCCCACCCTTGCCGCGCTGATGCCGCTGCTGAAGCCCAAGAAGAGCCGCCGGTTCCTGGACCAGATGCTCAAGAAGCACGACCGGCTGATGAACAAATCTGTCCGCGCCTATACCCGCAAGGTGGAGAAGAAACAGCCGATCCACCCCGAATACGCGGCGTCCCTGCTGGACCAGGTGGCGGCCGAGGACGCCATCTTCACGGCGGACACCGGCATGTGCAACGTCTGGACGGCCCGGTACATCAACCCCCTGGGCACGCGCCGGCTGATCGGCTCCTACCTGCACGGTTCAATGGCCAACGCCCTCCCGCACGCCATCGGCGCGCAGCTGGCCTATCCGGAACGCCAGGTGGTCTCCGTCTCCGGCGACGGCGGGCTGTCGATGCTGCTGGGCGAACTCATCACCGTGGCCGCCCACAAACTGCCTGTCAACGTGGTGGTCTTCAACAATTCCACGCTGGGCATGGTCAAGCTCGAAATGCTGGTGGACGGGCTGCCCGATTTCGGCGTGGACGTGCCCGACGCCGATTATGCCGCCGTCGCGCGGGCGCTGGGTTTCCATGCCGTGCGGGTCACGGATCCGGCGCGGATCGAGGGGGCGTACCGCGCAGCCTTCGCCCACCCCGGCCCGTCGCTGGTGGAACTGATCACGGATCCGCAGGCCCTGTCGCTTCCGCCCAAGATCTCCGGCACGCAGGTGCTGGGATTCGCAACCGCCATGTCCAAGGTGGTGCTGAACCGCGGTGCCGGTGAGGCGGTCAGCATGGCCCGGAGCAACCTGCGGAACATTCCGCGGCGCTAG
- a CDS encoding serpin family protein — MFRLQRMVALGAVLAVAGCAAPAPAPAPPELLTADGVERVSVDRTAYAAELRSFRASALILGEALLTDGGDGSGGNVVSSPGSLLIALAMLRAGASGGTAAEMDSVLRFPAEKGDEAMNSVLRSLETFDGDPGAVDEENPPRKPVMHAANGLFVDKDVPTGEFFLATLARHYGAGVYPVDFSDEGTTKPAIDAWVNRNTGGRVKEAPAKYDPDNTFSLLNSLYFAAAWSAPFDPNDTSDLPFSTAAGEEIEAPAMHNELTMKYAEGAGWKGVDLPYADGFVMRLVLPDDMTDPAAGPASAAFGADKLTEIADIFDAAGPVSVRIKLPRWDHKSSFDLRKVFESLGLKKMLATTEDFNNIQPQMMITQAAQAANITVAEKGTIAAAVTQINGEATSAPPQPERTIDFDRPFHYQIVHAETGLPLFMGTVADPR, encoded by the coding sequence ATGTTTCGTTTACAGCGGATGGTGGCGCTCGGTGCGGTGTTGGCTGTGGCTGGGTGCGCGGCGCCTGCCCCTGCCCCGGCGCCGCCGGAACTCCTCACGGCCGACGGCGTCGAACGGGTTTCGGTGGACCGCACGGCGTATGCCGCCGAGCTGCGTTCCTTCCGGGCTTCCGCCCTCATCCTCGGTGAGGCCCTGCTGACCGACGGCGGCGACGGTTCCGGCGGGAACGTGGTGTCCTCGCCCGGGAGCCTCCTGATTGCCCTCGCCATGCTTCGGGCGGGTGCATCCGGCGGGACAGCGGCGGAGATGGACAGTGTTCTGAGGTTTCCCGCGGAAAAAGGCGATGAGGCCATGAACTCTGTTCTCCGCTCGCTCGAAACCTTCGACGGCGACCCCGGCGCTGTGGACGAAGAGAATCCGCCGCGCAAACCGGTTATGCATGCCGCCAACGGGCTGTTTGTGGACAAGGATGTGCCCACTGGGGAGTTCTTCCTCGCCACACTGGCCCGGCACTATGGAGCCGGAGTGTATCCCGTGGATTTCAGCGATGAGGGAACAACGAAGCCTGCCATTGACGCCTGGGTGAACCGGAACACCGGCGGCCGGGTCAAGGAAGCGCCCGCAAAATACGATCCGGACAACACGTTCAGCCTGCTCAATTCCCTGTACTTCGCCGCGGCCTGGAGTGCACCGTTCGACCCTAACGACACCTCAGACCTGCCCTTCAGCACAGCCGCGGGCGAGGAAATCGAGGCACCGGCGATGCATAACGAACTCACGATGAAGTATGCGGAAGGGGCCGGCTGGAAGGGTGTGGACCTTCCCTACGCCGACGGCTTTGTCATGCGTTTGGTTCTGCCCGATGACATGACCGATCCTGCAGCCGGCCCTGCTTCTGCGGCATTCGGTGCGGACAAACTGACGGAAATTGCCGACATCTTTGATGCCGCCGGGCCCGTGTCTGTGCGGATCAAGCTACCCCGCTGGGACCACAAGAGCAGCTTTGACCTGCGCAAAGTCTTCGAGTCACTGGGCCTGAAGAAGATGCTCGCCACCACGGAGGACTTCAACAACATTCAGCCGCAGATGATGATCACCCAGGCTGCCCAGGCCGCCAACATCACGGTGGCCGAAAAGGGCACCATCGCCGCCGCCGTAACGCAGATCAACGGAGAGGCCACCAGCGCCCCGCCGCAGCCCGAACGGACCATCGATTTCGACCGGCCGTTCCACTACCAGATCGTGCACGCTGAAACCGGACTGCCGCTGTTCATGGGAACGGTGGCCGACCCGCGTTAG
- a CDS encoding hydroxymethylpyrimidine/phosphomethylpyrimidine kinase codes for MTFATTAAQSPAVVLTIAGSESTGGAGAQADLRTFQELGVFGIANLTCIVSFDPNDSWNHRFTPVDQQVIAHQLEATTAAYGPASDAVTHPGRPVLDTVKIGMLGSPATIGTVAAALGAGNYRNVVLDPVLICKGQEPGHALDTDQALKVQILPLATFVTPNHFEAESLSGLAITDVESLKAAAIRIHELSGAAVLAKGGVRLAGPDAVDVYYDGDTLEVLSSPKVGEVAVSGAGCSLAAAVTAELAKGATPLAAARTAKEFVTAGIRNRVASGAPFDALWQGGAR; via the coding sequence ATGACTTTTGCTACAACCGCTGCCCAGTCCCCCGCCGTTGTCCTGACGATTGCGGGCTCCGAGTCCACCGGCGGCGCCGGCGCCCAGGCTGATTTGAGGACCTTCCAGGAACTCGGTGTGTTCGGCATCGCCAACCTCACGTGCATCGTGTCCTTCGACCCGAACGACAGCTGGAACCACCGGTTCACGCCGGTGGACCAGCAGGTGATCGCCCACCAGCTGGAAGCCACAACGGCGGCGTACGGTCCGGCGTCGGACGCGGTTACGCACCCCGGCAGGCCCGTGCTGGACACCGTAAAGATCGGCATGCTGGGGAGCCCGGCGACTATCGGCACGGTGGCAGCAGCACTGGGTGCGGGCAATTACCGGAACGTGGTGCTGGATCCCGTACTGATCTGCAAGGGCCAGGAGCCAGGCCACGCGCTGGACACCGACCAGGCCCTGAAGGTTCAGATCCTGCCCCTGGCTACGTTCGTCACGCCGAACCACTTCGAAGCCGAATCGCTGTCCGGCCTGGCGATCACCGACGTCGAGTCCCTCAAGGCCGCGGCCATCCGCATCCATGAGCTCAGCGGCGCGGCGGTGCTTGCCAAGGGCGGCGTGCGGCTGGCAGGCCCGGACGCCGTCGACGTTTACTACGACGGCGACACCCTCGAAGTCCTCAGTTCTCCCAAGGTGGGCGAGGTGGCCGTTTCGGGCGCCGGCTGCTCCCTGGCCGCCGCGGTGACCGCGGAACTCGCCAAGGGCGCCACCCCTCTGGCGGCTGCGCGGACGGCCAAGGAATTCGTCACGGCGGGCATCCGCAACCGGGTAGCCTCGGGCGCCCCGTTCGACGCTCTCTGGCAGGGCGGCGCGCGCTAA
- the eda gene encoding bifunctional 4-hydroxy-2-oxoglutarate aldolase/2-dehydro-3-deoxy-phosphogluconate aldolase: MADATSVLHVSPVIPVVTIADPQHAVPVARALADGGVRIIELTLRTDSALESLKRIANEVPDILVGAGTILTPAQADAAVGVGAQFLVSPGVTPALLDHMLTLDVPVLPGVATVGEVMALLERGITAMKFFPAGPAGGPDYLAAIGAPIPQVQFCPTGGISLDSAPAYLKLPNVSCVGGSWLTPRAVVESNDWDQITRLAREAAGLSRD, encoded by the coding sequence ATGGCTGACGCAACCAGCGTCCTGCACGTTTCCCCCGTAATTCCCGTCGTCACCATAGCCGACCCACAGCATGCCGTTCCCGTGGCCAGGGCGCTGGCCGACGGCGGCGTGCGGATCATCGAACTCACGCTCCGGACCGACAGCGCCCTCGAATCGCTGAAACGCATCGCGAACGAAGTCCCGGACATCCTGGTGGGCGCCGGCACTATCCTCACACCCGCCCAGGCAGACGCCGCGGTGGGAGTCGGCGCGCAGTTCCTGGTGAGCCCCGGCGTCACGCCGGCATTGCTGGACCACATGCTGACCCTCGACGTTCCCGTCCTCCCCGGGGTTGCCACCGTGGGCGAGGTCATGGCGCTCCTTGAACGGGGCATCACGGCCATGAAGTTCTTCCCGGCAGGACCCGCCGGTGGCCCGGACTATCTCGCCGCCATCGGAGCACCCATCCCGCAGGTGCAGTTCTGCCCGACCGGCGGGATCAGCCTGGACTCCGCACCCGCGTATCTGAAGCTCCCGAATGTCTCCTGCGTGGGTGGCAGCTGGCTCACCCCGCGCGCAGTTGTGGAAAGCAATGATTGGGACCAGATCACCAGGCTCGCGCGCGAAGCGGCTGGACTCAGCCGGGACTAG
- a CDS encoding PfkB family carbohydrate kinase — protein MGEILVEVATDVAFAHGVPAQLGISGDALNVAAAAAAAGARVGLLSVLTDDDLGKAIAARIVELGISPGLLTFRAGQQGVYLVHCDPDGQREFSYARSGSVGSSLGPDDVDPAVFAAAGSVVAGGIACAISASTRAAVVKAAALARRFVFDPNFRPRLTSVEDATEALLQLAPRTFLVTPSFPGETSALLGCSTAAEAAAKLRSLGAANVAVTCGAEGIQLEGEGRDSAWMDSVPAPSVVDQTGAGDAFVGTLTARLVLGDSLPVAARLGAAAASLVVGGKGGTGFIPSLEQTRAHAATAGTASSTPTGWTA, from the coding sequence ATGGGCGAGATCCTCGTTGAGGTAGCCACCGACGTCGCGTTCGCCCACGGTGTCCCGGCTCAGCTCGGCATTTCCGGTGACGCCCTGAACGTCGCAGCGGCCGCGGCAGCAGCCGGTGCCCGCGTTGGCCTGCTATCGGTGCTGACCGACGACGACCTGGGCAAGGCCATCGCCGCCCGGATTGTTGAACTAGGCATCTCCCCCGGGCTCCTGACATTCCGTGCCGGACAGCAGGGCGTCTACCTGGTTCACTGCGACCCCGACGGGCAGCGCGAATTCTCCTACGCCCGCAGCGGCAGCGTCGGCTCCAGCCTGGGCCCCGACGACGTCGACCCGGCAGTCTTCGCGGCCGCCGGGTCAGTAGTGGCAGGCGGCATCGCCTGCGCCATTTCGGCATCCACCCGCGCAGCGGTGGTGAAGGCCGCCGCGCTTGCCCGGCGTTTCGTCTTCGACCCCAACTTCCGCCCGCGGCTCACGTCCGTGGAGGACGCGACGGAGGCACTCCTGCAACTCGCGCCGCGCACCTTCCTGGTGACGCCGTCGTTTCCCGGCGAAACGTCCGCGCTCCTGGGCTGCTCCACGGCGGCCGAGGCGGCGGCGAAGCTCCGGAGCCTCGGCGCTGCCAACGTCGCCGTGACCTGCGGAGCGGAGGGCATCCAGCTCGAGGGCGAGGGACGGGACAGCGCGTGGATGGACTCCGTCCCGGCCCCGTCCGTGGTGGACCAGACGGGGGCCGGCGATGCGTTCGTGGGCACCCTGACTGCCCGGCTGGTCCTCGGCGACAGCCTTCCCGTGGCCGCCCGATTGGGTGCAGCGGCGGCTTCGCTGGTGGTTGGCGGCAAGGGCGGCACCGGCTTCATCCCCAGCTTGGAGCAGACCCGGGCCCATGCAGCAACGGCTGGTACCGCATCATCGACACCGACAGGCTGGACGGCCTAA
- a CDS encoding TIGR01777 family oxidoreductase, with the protein MNKAKTVVVAGASGFIGTYLRARFEQAGWSVRTIGRRTAKGSAESARWDDDAAITRVLDGADLLVNLAGRSVNCRYNARNRAAILDSRVATTTALGRALEGCRVPPSTWLNASTGTIYRNADDRPQTESDGDLGSGFSVDVARAWEAALEAADTPRTRKVALRIAIVLGPGGGALRPFATLARLGLGGPMGRGGQKFSWIHLEDLYRTVRFLHARTDISGPVNVASPDVVDNRELMHFVRRAYGARLGLPTPAWLLRLGAVLIRTDTELVLKSRWVQPQKLIDAGFIFRQPELGRALLSIAKR; encoded by the coding sequence ATGAACAAGGCAAAAACCGTAGTGGTCGCCGGAGCCTCGGGCTTCATCGGCACTTATCTCCGGGCGCGCTTCGAGCAGGCGGGGTGGTCAGTGCGCACTATCGGCCGCCGGACAGCCAAGGGTTCGGCTGAGTCCGCACGCTGGGACGACGACGCCGCCATCACCCGGGTGCTGGACGGTGCCGACCTGCTGGTCAACCTCGCCGGACGATCGGTCAACTGCCGCTATAACGCGCGGAACAGAGCCGCCATCCTCGATTCCCGCGTCGCCACCACCACCGCGCTCGGCCGCGCCCTGGAAGGGTGCCGGGTGCCGCCGTCGACCTGGCTCAACGCGAGCACGGGCACCATCTACCGGAATGCGGACGACCGTCCCCAAACGGAGTCCGACGGCGACCTCGGCAGCGGTTTTTCCGTGGACGTCGCGCGCGCCTGGGAAGCCGCCCTGGAGGCCGCAGACACTCCCCGGACCAGGAAGGTTGCGTTGCGGATCGCCATCGTCCTCGGGCCGGGCGGCGGCGCGCTGCGCCCCTTCGCCACCCTGGCTCGGCTCGGCCTGGGCGGGCCTATGGGCCGCGGCGGCCAGAAGTTCAGCTGGATCCATCTGGAGGACCTCTACCGCACCGTCCGCTTCCTGCACGCCCGGACCGACATCTCCGGTCCGGTGAATGTGGCTTCCCCGGACGTGGTGGACAACCGCGAACTGATGCACTTCGTCCGGCGGGCGTACGGCGCCAGGCTTGGCCTTCCCACCCCGGCCTGGCTGCTCAGGCTGGGCGCCGTCCTGATCCGCACGGACACCGAGCTGGTGCTGAAGAGCCGGTGGGTGCAGCCGCAGAAGCTGATCGATGCCGGGTTCATCTTCCGTCAGCCGGAGCTGGGGCGCGCGCTTCTTAGCATCGCCAAGCGGTGA
- a CDS encoding TetR/AcrR family transcriptional regulator, whose amino-acid sequence MFREIGFEKTTMRAIAAEAGVSVGNAYYYFASKDDLVQELYVQVQAEHAAKADEALDGLKDLASRLKATLHTGLDVMAPYHRFGADFVATAIRPTSPVNPFAGESTAAREASLGIFRTAVDGASPLPPKKLRADLPELLWLGYMGIALFWVYDTSEGQRRTRKLVDGAVPLIARGLSLARIPGVNKVMDDVLSLSRSIRT is encoded by the coding sequence ATGTTCCGCGAGATCGGCTTCGAGAAGACCACCATGCGGGCCATCGCTGCCGAGGCCGGGGTTTCAGTAGGCAACGCCTATTACTACTTTGCGTCCAAGGATGACCTGGTCCAGGAACTCTACGTCCAGGTCCAGGCCGAGCATGCCGCAAAGGCGGACGAAGCGCTCGACGGCCTGAAGGACCTGGCCAGCCGCCTGAAAGCCACCCTCCACACGGGCCTCGACGTCATGGCGCCCTACCACCGGTTCGGCGCCGACTTCGTGGCCACGGCCATCCGGCCGACGTCGCCAGTCAACCCCTTCGCAGGAGAATCGACGGCGGCCCGCGAAGCCTCGCTGGGCATCTTCCGGACCGCGGTTGACGGCGCCAGCCCTCTCCCACCCAAGAAGTTGCGCGCCGATCTGCCCGAGCTCCTGTGGCTGGGCTACATGGGGATCGCCCTGTTTTGGGTGTACGACACCTCGGAAGGCCAGCGCCGCACCCGGAAACTCGTGGACGGGGCCGTCCCGCTGATCGCCCGGGGACTGTCGCTGGCCAGGATTCCGGGGGTCAATAAGGTCATGGACGACGTCCTTAGCCTGAGCCGCAGCATCCGCACCTGA
- a CDS encoding queuosine precursor transporter translates to MPSPSGRDALPMANPAGTAKFASIGSPYFGIMLAGMAVVLILSNIGASKGVAIGPIITDGGFFLFPLAYILGDVISEVYGFKVARKAIFTTFALSVFASICYWVIIALPGFDDEFGTSKQAALEGALGPVPQIVLASLLAFLAGQTINSWILVKMKARSGEKSLWARLMGSSGAGEFVDTLIFCSIAASVIGITDFGTFVNYVVVGFVYKTLVEFLFVPVTSLVIGWIKKREPSYGA, encoded by the coding sequence ATGCCTTCCCCCTCAGGCCGCGACGCCCTGCCCATGGCAAACCCCGCAGGCACAGCAAAATTCGCCTCCATCGGCTCGCCCTACTTCGGCATCATGCTCGCCGGGATGGCCGTGGTGCTGATCCTGTCCAACATCGGCGCGTCCAAGGGCGTGGCCATCGGCCCGATCATTACCGACGGCGGCTTCTTCCTCTTCCCGCTGGCCTACATCCTGGGCGATGTAATCAGCGAGGTATACGGCTTCAAAGTGGCGCGCAAGGCCATTTTCACCACCTTCGCCCTATCCGTCTTCGCCTCGATCTGCTACTGGGTGATCATCGCGCTGCCGGGCTTTGACGACGAATTTGGCACCTCCAAGCAGGCCGCCCTCGAAGGTGCGCTGGGCCCGGTCCCGCAGATTGTGCTGGCCTCGCTGCTGGCGTTCCTGGCCGGCCAGACCATCAACTCCTGGATCCTGGTGAAGATGAAGGCCCGCTCCGGGGAGAAGTCTCTCTGGGCGCGCCTCATGGGCTCCTCCGGCGCCGGCGAGTTCGTGGACACCCTGATCTTCTGCAGCATCGCGGCCTCCGTCATCGGCATCACCGATTTCGGCACGTTCGTGAACTACGTCGTGGTGGGTTTCGTCTACAAAACCCTGGTGGAGTTCCTGTTCGTCCCGGTGACGTCCCTGGTGATCGGCTGGATCAAGAAGCGCGAACCGAGCTACGGGGCGTAA